The sequence GCCTAGCATCGCACGGCACGTTGCTGACGGCTACGGAGAGATGGGCCAATGCAGATAATCCGCACGGTAATCTGGGTACTGGTACTGGTAGCGCTGGGGCTGTTCACGCTCAACAACTGGCAACCGGTTGAAGTGAAGCTGTGGGAGGGCATCATCCTCGAAACCAAGCTGCCGGCTTTGGTGATCGTCTCGTTCCTGATGGGCTTTCTGCCGATGTGGCTGCTGCACAAGGGTGTGCGCTGGCGGCTCAACCGGCGGATCGGGCTAATGGAAAACACCGTCAAAGCCAGCTCGATGGGCAACCCCGCTCCGATTGCAACCTCAACCCAGCTTGAAGCCGAAGCCCGCAAGGATGTGCTCTGAACCATGTCGAACCCGATCTACCTCGCGCTCGACGTTCCCAGGCTTGATGCTGCCGAAGCCCTCGCCCGCAAAGTAAAGAGCCACGTCGGGGGGCTGAAACTCGGCCTCGAGTTTTTTTGCGCCCATGGCCATCACGGGGTGCATGAGATCGCCAAGATCGGGCTGCCGATCTTCCTCGATCTCAAACTGCATGACATTCCCAACACCGTTGCCGCAGCGATGCAGGCGATCCACGTGCTGGAACCGGCGATTGTCACGATCCATGCCAGCGGCGGGCGCGCGATGATGGAAGATGCCAAGGCAGCGGCGGGCGAACACACCAAGGTGGTCGCGGTCACGATGCTGACCAGCCTTGACGAGAGTGACCTCGCGGC comes from Novosphingobium ginsenosidimutans and encodes:
- a CDS encoding lipopolysaccharide assembly protein LapA domain-containing protein; translated protein: MQIIRTVIWVLVLVALGLFTLNNWQPVEVKLWEGIILETKLPALVIVSFLMGFLPMWLLHKGVRWRLNRRIGLMENTVKASSMGNPAPIATSTQLEAEARKDVL
- the pyrF gene encoding orotidine-5'-phosphate decarboxylase — protein: MSNPIYLALDVPRLDAAEALARKVKSHVGGLKLGLEFFCAHGHHGVHEIAKIGLPIFLDLKLHDIPNTVAAAMQAIHVLEPAIVTIHASGGRAMMEDAKAAAGEHTKVVAVTMLTSLDESDLAATGVGGSAHDQVLRLADLAHSAGLDGIVCSGQEVGAVHRQWKDGFFVVPGLRPAGGVLGDQKRAVTPREARDAGASVLVIGRPISRAEDPVAAARAIEATL